The Synergistaceae bacterium genome window below encodes:
- a CDS encoding Fic family protein, with translation MPFNPNYTITSKIASVLMRIEALKETVNNLPITPRVLKTLRDTARLKSTHYSTQIEGNRLTEKEVALVLSGKESVSGRVRDEVEIKGYYAAMEWCEKNIQRPLTETAIKTIHALVSGDGRKRVKPSPYREGQNVIRNSVSGGIVYMPPEAKDVPSLMKELVEWLNTSNAPVPISAAVAHYQFATIHPYYDGNGRTARLLTTLVLHKGGYGLKGVYSLEEYYARDLPAYYEAISRGEHHNCYFGRVEADITPWLEYFIVGMLDSFEHVKKAAQEETGEDKSAALRSLSPKQRKLLVLFNDADTVTARDVEGLFGFSPRSARLLCQQMVEEGFLIAVNPSDKARRYGLAEKYIGI, from the coding sequence ATGCCGTTTAATCCGAACTATACTATTACATCGAAGATAGCCTCAGTTCTGATGAGAATCGAGGCGCTGAAGGAAACGGTCAATAATTTGCCAATTACTCCCCGCGTTCTGAAAACGCTGCGTGATACGGCGCGTCTAAAATCAACGCATTATTCGACACAGATAGAGGGAAACCGCCTGACCGAAAAGGAGGTGGCGCTGGTTCTTTCGGGAAAAGAGAGCGTCTCCGGGCGTGTTCGGGACGAAGTGGAAATAAAAGGTTATTACGCCGCTATGGAATGGTGCGAAAAAAATATCCAACGGCCCTTGACCGAAACCGCCATAAAGACAATTCACGCGCTTGTCTCAGGCGACGGACGCAAACGCGTGAAACCCTCACCGTACAGAGAAGGCCAAAACGTCATACGGAACAGCGTGAGTGGGGGAATCGTTTACATGCCCCCCGAAGCGAAAGATGTCCCTTCGCTTATGAAAGAACTTGTGGAGTGGTTGAACACCTCTAACGCGCCCGTTCCGATTTCCGCCGCCGTCGCTCATTATCAGTTCGCAACGATACACCCATATTATGACGGCAACGGAAGAACCGCTCGTCTGCTCACGACACTCGTACTGCATAAAGGCGGATATGGCTTGAAGGGCGTTTATTCTCTTGAAGAATATTATGCCCGCGATTTACCGGCGTACTATGAAGCCATAAGCAGAGGCGAACATCACAACTGCTACTTCGGACGCGTCGAAGCGGATATAACTCCCTGGTTGGAGTATTTCATCGTCGGTATGCTGGACAGTTTCGAGCATGTAAAGAAAGCCGCTCAGGAAGAAACGGGAGAGGATAAATCGGCGGCACTTCGCTCCCTGTCGCCCAAACAGCGGAAATTGCTCGTTTTGTTCAACGACGCCGATACTGTCACAGCCCGAGACGTGGAAGGATTGTTCGGATTCAGTCCACGCTCCGCGCGTCTGCTCTGTCAACAGATGGTTGAAGAAGGATTTCTTATCGCCGTCAATCCCTCGGACAAGGCGAGACGCTATGGTTTGGCCGAGAAATATATCGGGATTTGA
- a CDS encoding O-acetylhomoserine aminocarboxypropyltransferase/cysteine synthase, producing MSKKPLHFETLAIHGGQTPDPTTLSRGLPIVRSSSFVFKSVKHGADLFGLRELGNIYSRLGNPTVDVLEQRISLLEGGAASVATASGTSAIHYAIVALAQAGDEIVSGTNLYGGTYTMFDAIFPQFGLKVNFVDARNPKNFKKAITAKTKAVYIETIGNPALDVTDVEAVAQIAHEAEIPLIVDGTFTTPYLLRSIDYGADIVINSLTKWIGGHGTAIGGILTDSGKFPWKGNKKFPLLNEPDPNYHGLRWAHDLPEALSPAAFALRVRTVPLRNLGACLSPDNAWMFLQGLESLPFRMDRHVENAAKVAEYLEGHSKVAWVRFPGLKNDPTYPTASKYLKKGFGGMVVFGVKGGVEAGAKFIEALELFSHLANVGDAKSLALHPASTSHSQLTEEQQRAGGLPPELVRLSIGIEHIDDILADIEQALAKA from the coding sequence ATGAGCAAAAAACCACTGCATTTCGAAACACTGGCGATTCACGGAGGACAGACTCCCGATCCGACCACGCTGTCGAGAGGTTTGCCGATCGTGAGGTCGAGCTCCTTCGTATTCAAAAGCGTGAAGCACGGAGCCGACCTTTTCGGGCTGAGGGAGTTGGGCAATATCTACAGCCGGCTGGGAAACCCCACGGTGGACGTCCTTGAACAGCGCATAAGCCTTTTGGAGGGAGGAGCCGCCAGTGTGGCCACCGCTTCCGGAACCAGCGCGATCCACTACGCCATCGTGGCGCTGGCCCAAGCCGGGGATGAAATCGTCTCCGGAACCAACCTCTACGGCGGAACCTATACCATGTTCGACGCCATCTTTCCTCAGTTCGGCCTGAAGGTCAACTTTGTGGACGCGCGCAACCCGAAAAACTTCAAAAAAGCCATCACCGCAAAAACCAAAGCGGTTTACATCGAGACAATCGGCAACCCCGCTCTTGACGTCACCGATGTGGAGGCCGTCGCGCAAATCGCTCACGAGGCGGAAATTCCCCTGATCGTCGATGGAACCTTCACTACACCCTACCTTCTGCGCTCCATCGATTACGGAGCGGACATCGTCATCAACTCCCTGACGAAATGGATCGGCGGCCACGGAACCGCCATTGGAGGCATCCTCACGGACTCCGGAAAATTCCCCTGGAAGGGCAACAAAAAATTCCCGCTTCTCAACGAGCCCGACCCCAACTATCACGGACTGCGCTGGGCTCACGATCTGCCCGAAGCCCTCTCCCCCGCCGCCTTCGCCCTGCGGGTGCGCACCGTTCCCCTGCGCAACCTGGGAGCCTGCCTGTCGCCGGACAACGCCTGGATGTTCCTGCAGGGCCTGGAATCCCTTCCCTTCAGAATGGACCGTCACGTGGAAAACGCCGCGAAGGTGGCGGAGTACCTGGAGGGCCACTCGAAGGTGGCCTGGGTCCGCTTCCCCGGCCTGAAAAACGACCCCACCTATCCCACCGCGTCGAAATATCTCAAAAAGGGCTTCGGCGGCATGGTCGTGTTTGGCGTCAAAGGCGGCGTGGAGGCCGGAGCGAAGTTCATCGAGGCGCTGGAGCTCTTCAGCCATCTGGCCAACGTGGGCGACGCGAAATCTCTGGCCCTTCATCCCGCCAGCACCTCCCACAGTCAGCTCACGGAGGAACAGCAGAGGGCCGGAGGTCTGCCTCCCGAACTGGTGCGGCTCTCCATCGGCATCGAGCACATCGACGACATTCTGGCCGACATTGAGCAGGCCCTGGCAAAGGCCTAG
- a CDS encoding homoserine O-acetyltransferase: MPERFGSVTLPELSLHSGKTLQNVRVAYSINGTPRADGSNVVVICHALTGSHHVAGEEVSCLPEAWWDDLMRPGKILDTEKLCVICCNNLCSPYGSSAPTDIEPGTRRPWGMRFPLVDPRDVACSQKMALDALGIHRIGGVIGGSLGGMIALEWTTQFASCLDFGVVIAAPLRLYPQAIAFNGVQRHAITSDPEWMEGDYHPERGPNNGLFNARMLAMITYRNEKSFIKRHMRAAENVDEWGGHFDVENYLMHHGELLTKRFDANCYLYLTRMMDLHDVGRGYSDAEAALESMRKKPFLAVGINSDILFPPWQVQELAETARDAGVHATYREIRSDVGHDAFLVEFDQISEILATFFDSIDFPKKTNKNQSA, from the coding sequence ATGCCTGAGCGATTCGGTTCCGTAACACTGCCGGAACTTTCCCTGCATTCGGGAAAAACGCTGCAGAACGTGCGCGTGGCGTATTCCATCAACGGAACGCCGCGCGCCGACGGGTCCAACGTGGTGGTGATCTGTCACGCTCTGACGGGAAGCCATCATGTGGCGGGAGAAGAGGTTTCCTGCCTTCCGGAAGCCTGGTGGGACGATCTGATGCGTCCGGGCAAAATTCTGGACACGGAAAAGCTGTGCGTCATCTGCTGCAACAACCTTTGCAGTCCCTACGGAAGCTCCGCGCCCACCGACATCGAGCCCGGAACACGACGGCCCTGGGGGATGCGCTTTCCCCTCGTGGACCCCCGGGACGTGGCCTGTTCACAGAAAATGGCGCTGGACGCGCTGGGCATTCACCGGATCGGAGGCGTCATCGGCGGCTCCCTGGGGGGGATGATCGCGCTTGAATGGACGACGCAGTTCGCGTCCTGCCTGGACTTCGGCGTGGTCATCGCGGCGCCTCTGCGTCTCTACCCTCAGGCCATCGCCTTCAACGGGGTTCAGCGCCACGCCATCACCTCGGACCCCGAATGGATGGAGGGGGATTATCACCCGGAACGGGGGCCGAACAACGGGCTCTTCAACGCGCGGATGCTGGCGATGATCACCTATCGCAACGAAAAATCCTTCATCAAAAGGCACATGAGAGCGGCGGAAAACGTGGACGAATGGGGTGGGCACTTCGACGTGGAAAATTATCTGATGCACCACGGGGAACTCCTGACGAAGCGTTTCGACGCGAACTGTTATCTCTATCTCACCCGCATGATGGACCTGCACGACGTGGGCAGAGGGTATTCCGACGCGGAGGCGGCCCTGGAAAGCATGAGAAAAAAACCCTTTCTGGCGGTGGGGATCAACAGCGACATTCTCTTTCCGCCCTGGCAGGTTCAGGAACTGGCGGAAACGGCCCGGGACGCGGGCGTCCATGCGACCTACAGGGAAATCCGCAGCGACGTGGGACACGACGCCTTTCTTGTGGAGTTCGACCAGATCTCTGAAATTCTGGCGACGTTTTTCGATTCTATCGATTTTCCGAAAAAGACAAATAAAAACCAGAGTGCGTGA
- a CDS encoding DUF1847 domain-containing protein — protein sequence MKASFPDFCLTTHTSPETVEKVTKRYLRNPEEKKMSATSADIECRYYGKATRVEETLLFIRNMGYKKVGVATCAGLLKECNQFARAAKAKGIDIMGVACKVGAVDKTVIGLKEEQKLVPGGHESMCNPILQAELLNEAQTELNIIMGLCVGHDSLFIKHSKAPVTYLIVKDRVLCHNPAAALYGAGSYYSRLLTPDFPEPVK from the coding sequence TTGAAGGCGTCCTTTCCCGACTTCTGCCTGACGACGCACACTTCTCCGGAAACGGTGGAAAAGGTGACCAAACGTTATCTCAGAAATCCCGAGGAGAAAAAAATGTCGGCGACCTCGGCGGACATCGAGTGCCGATACTACGGCAAGGCCACCCGGGTCGAGGAAACGCTGCTCTTCATCAGAAATATGGGGTACAAAAAAGTGGGCGTTGCGACCTGCGCGGGGCTTTTGAAGGAGTGCAACCAGTTTGCCAGGGCGGCGAAGGCGAAGGGCATCGATATTATGGGCGTGGCCTGCAAGGTGGGAGCGGTGGATAAGACGGTGATCGGCCTGAAGGAAGAGCAGAAACTGGTTCCGGGAGGGCATGAATCCATGTGCAATCCCATTTTGCAGGCGGAGCTGCTGAACGAGGCGCAAACGGAGCTCAACATCATTATGGGGCTGTGCGTGGGGCATGACAGCCTTTTCATCAAACATTCGAAGGCGCCGGTGACGTATCTGATCGTGAAGGACAGGGTGCTGTGTCACAATCCGGCGGCGGCCCTTTACGGAGCGGGAAGTTATTACAGCAGACTCCTGACTCCGGATTTTCCTGAGCCTGTTAAATGA
- a CDS encoding ABC transporter permease, translating into MWEERLIFLNAVMPNMMTKWPVFFRSILETLTMVSCSGILAFVLGLFLGIVVTVTKKGGILEHKTLYQALDKIVNFFRSVPFIILLAGLIPLTRLIMGTAIGVRGAIVPLVFGTTPFFTRQIEAALAEVDRGVVEAAQSMGSGPLEIIFRVYLKESLAGIARGTTITAINLIGLSAMAGAVGAGGMGDFAIRYGHQRNQLDVTYVTVLTLVLLVNVIQLFGNWVVRKNAH; encoded by the coding sequence ATGTGGGAAGAGCGCCTGATTTTTTTGAACGCTGTGATGCCCAATATGATGACGAAGTGGCCCGTGTTTTTCCGGTCCATTCTGGAAACGCTGACGATGGTGAGCTGTTCGGGGATTTTAGCCTTCGTGCTGGGGCTTTTTCTCGGCATTGTGGTGACGGTGACCAAAAAAGGGGGCATTCTGGAGCACAAAACGCTTTATCAGGCCCTTGATAAAATTGTGAACTTTTTCCGTTCGGTACCCTTTATTATCCTGCTTGCGGGGCTGATTCCCCTGACGCGTCTGATCATGGGGACGGCCATCGGTGTCAGGGGCGCGATCGTGCCTCTGGTGTTCGGGACGACGCCCTTTTTTACCCGTCAGATCGAGGCCGCTCTGGCGGAGGTGGACCGCGGGGTCGTGGAGGCGGCTCAGTCCATGGGGTCCGGCCCTCTGGAAATAATTTTCCGCGTTTATCTGAAGGAGAGTCTTGCGGGAATCGCCCGGGGAACCACCATCACGGCCATCAACCTGATCGGCCTCAGCGCCATGGCGGGCGCCGTGGGGGCGGGCGGGATGGGAGATTTCGCGATACGCTACGGACATCAGAGAAATCAGCTGGACGTGACGTATGTAACGGTTCTGACCCTGGTTCTCCTGGTGAACGTCATTCAGCTTTTCGGCAACTGGGTCGTCAGAAAAAACGCTCACTGA
- a CDS encoding ATP-binding cassette domain-containing protein, giving the protein MIVLENVAKAFENGGNAIEAVKEVSLKVERGEVFGIIGFSGAGKSTLVRCINLLERPDGGKVFVDGRELTALPEKELRKARKKIGMIFQQFNLFASRTVAQNVAYPLKYSGLSRRETEEKVKALLNLVGLEDKERAYPSQLSGGQKQRVAIARALANDPGILLCDEATSSLDPQTTLSILKLLKDLNVKLGLTLVVITHEMQVVREICGRVAIMENGRIVEEGDVFSVFAAPKQQITRDFIDTTSNLSKIHALIAEDSPLVRLKPGECIVRLKYLEKNVSEALVSTVSRRFEIDANIIFGDIEFLGDAPVGGLILIVSGEPENIREALAFLRGKNVGVEVLKECGKSA; this is encoded by the coding sequence ATGATCGTCCTGGAAAATGTCGCCAAGGCCTTTGAAAACGGGGGAAACGCCATCGAGGCCGTCAAAGAAGTCAGTTTGAAGGTAGAGCGGGGAGAGGTGTTTGGCATTATAGGTTTCTCCGGAGCGGGGAAATCGACGCTGGTGCGCTGCATCAACCTGCTGGAGCGTCCCGACGGCGGAAAAGTTTTTGTGGATGGACGGGAGCTCACGGCCCTCCCTGAAAAGGAGCTGCGAAAGGCCCGCAAAAAGATCGGCATGATTTTTCAGCAGTTCAACCTCTTCGCCTCGCGGACGGTGGCGCAAAACGTCGCTTATCCCCTGAAATACAGCGGCCTCAGCCGGAGAGAAACGGAGGAGAAGGTGAAGGCTCTGCTGAACCTCGTGGGGCTGGAGGACAAGGAGCGGGCCTATCCCTCCCAGCTCAGCGGAGGGCAGAAACAGCGCGTCGCCATCGCCAGGGCGCTGGCCAACGACCCGGGGATTCTGCTCTGCGACGAGGCGACCAGTTCTCTGGATCCTCAGACGACTCTTTCCATATTGAAACTTTTGAAGGATTTGAACGTGAAACTGGGGCTCACCCTTGTGGTCATCACCCATGAGATGCAGGTGGTCCGGGAAATATGCGGTCGGGTGGCGATTATGGAGAACGGGCGCATCGTGGAAGAGGGCGATGTGTTTTCGGTGTTCGCGGCTCCCAAACAGCAGATCACCCGCGACTTTATCGACACGACTTCAAACCTTTCTAAAATTCATGCTCTTATTGCCGAGGACTCGCCTCTGGTCCGGCTGAAGCCGGGCGAGTGCATCGTCCGGCTGAAATATCTGGAAAAAAACGTCTCCGAGGCCCTGGTGTCCACGGTGTCGAGGCGATTTGAAATTGACGCCAACATCATTTTTGGAGACATCGAATTTTTGGGAGACGCCCCCGTGGGCGGGCTGATTCTTATCGTAAGCGGCGAGCCGGAGAACATCCGGGAGGCCCTTGCGTTTCTGCGGGGAAAAAACGTGGGAGTGGAGGTGCTGAAAGAATGTGGGAAGAGCGCCTGA